The DNA window GAGAGATAAGAAGCTTGGGTTTCCATTTGCCTACCAATGTGCCATAGATTTGTTGTGCCAGAAAAGTTAGCAATCAGTCACTGATATGGGCACACAACTGGTAGCTGTTCAGGTCTCTATGATCGCAAATTGATTACAATACCCATTCTAATGATAATTGAACTTATTAACTCAAGCAGGTGAACTGCATTCATGGCAAAGATGAAACAAACAAGGGCAAATTTACCTGCTTGAATGTAATTGATCCTTTCTTCTCTACGTCAAGGAACCCAAATAACTGCAATCCAACAAAACTCACTTATTACTCAAGAAAGCGCAGAATCATGTGCGTGAGAATAGTTTAAAAATCATGATCTGCAGCCTGttcaattataaattacatacaTCAAACTTCATATATTAAgagttcaaaaaaatttcatatagcACAAGTGACTATCCTTGTTTCTTGTCAATGATTAAATGATATAGCCTTGCTGCTTTGGTCAATTTCCATTCCACAGTACAATAATAATCTTCAATTTGTTTACCCTTAACACAACCCAGTCAAGAGAGATAAACTAGAAAGCCATGAGCAAGAACATTAATTCAAATATTGTTagatcacaatttttttatttgagtgcCCTACACAAAAATCTACTTTTCAGGATAACTAACCTCTTCTGAAAGTGTACAAGTCCTCACTCTCAAAGCCCTCAAAAAGTCACGGAATTTAACACGACCACTGTAGAAAGAAAGAGTCAGAGCATAAGCATTTGCTATCAcagtaagaaaaaacaaaaggacttCAATGATCATAGTCACGAATGAGAGTTTCAGtgttttcaattaaaacttTAGATGCATCATCAAACCATTACAATGTTAAGCATAGCAGTCagcaacaaagaagaagaataaaccATATTTTATGGACAACATAAAAGAATAAACCCAAAGTTATGGACAGCATAACATGGAAGCATGTTCCCGCAGTAACTTGCAGACTTGTAGAACAACTAGAATTGAGAGACAGATGAGAAGAGAAGCCTACTTACAATGCCTGGAAGGAGCGCAGGCAgtcatatataaaatcaaataaacatgatattcatcctaataaagaaaaatgaaaatagcaATCACCACAAGATCACTTAACAGCTCAGAGAGCTAGTATGGCAAATCAAACACAGGAAAGTGGGAAGCCACAATTCAAACACTGCATCAAATTATCTAACAATACAGTTAAGGGAACTTGACAGTCTTCAGTTTTGCCAGTTCAAGAGGTGCAAGAATTCCACCCGGGGGTGCTTGCCAGGGAATTGAGTAGTCTGAGTAGTTGAATGCTAAAGGGTGGAACTGTCATCGAATTCTTCATATGATCCCACTTTAGTGGTCCATAACTAGACAGTAGCCTCTAAATTCAAGTATCCTTCAATCAAAAgctaaatcatgcaataaatTCCTCAGTTCAGAAAACTTCAATACCTGGCATCTGGATTCATAGACAGAAACTTGTCGAGAAAGTCCACAGCTTCCAAACTGCTTACATGAAacaactgaaaaaacaaaataaccacATCAGTAAAAATATGGTAAGATAAGCTGTGAATAGGAAATAAGAATGATgcaaagcctttttttttcaaaaaactacaggacttagttttttaattgtgcATTGCAGAAACCACATGCTCTGGCAACTCAATGGGTTTAAGAAAACGATACATTAGAATGAAGCAAAGATGTGCAAATGCTACATAGTTCAAATTGCAGAAACTCATGTTACCAAAAACATGGCCAAGCACAATTTATCTGAATAATTCGTGAGCTACTTTCAGAGTAAAGAGCAGCAACCAATTCATCTTGATCTCTCAAACTCACACACACAATCACCCAAAAAACACGAGTTAGCTTTTATACTACAATCCCAACCAAGAAATATGAGGAtcgattttctttcttctttctttttccccaGAAATCTTCAGGAAAATCCGTCCTGCATTGTCAATTACTTCAAAACTACAGGTAAGAGCAATATCTGAAAATGATTTTGCTACTGTGTTATTTCTATGAAAGCACTCATCCTCACTGGAAACCCCAACTAGAGGTGAGAAAGGGTCTTTAGTATCAAAACCACATGTGACTTTACCAGCTTATCAGACAAGCACCCACAGGTGTCTTGCTACAGTTAcaaggaagaaaattcaaaattagaacACGAGCATTTTAGCATAACCAAAGACAAAAGgcaaaaacacagaaaaataatCCATTTCTTTATCTAGATCAGATATATAATTCTGgttcaattttcttaattaacaagaaactcaaattaaaagcatttgaatcaaaatacTTACTGATTCCACCTTAGCCATTTCAACCATATAACTTGAGGGCTTCTCCTGTAAAACAATGTCACGAGAAAAATGAAATATCAGCACGAATGCCACTACCTTTTAGTTCCTCTGACAACAATGTCAACTTCTTATtgtattaaacaaattaatcagACTAATACACATTGATATGTAAGGCTCCATCATGCAATAACTATGCTAGCAAGATGCAGCAAACACATTATATACACAGAAGAAAAATAGAGCCAGTTTGATGTACTACATGTTTTTACACCAAACAGAAAAGACATGGTTGCCAATAAATGAGGAAAATGTCCAGTTCAGCTCAAGAGTATCAAAGGATTTGAGATGTCCAGTCCCTCAGTGTCAGGAACTCGAGATAAGGCCACACCGGATCAACACCAAtatttctttctaatttgtttcATGTCTAATCATCACATAAAGAAGTTATGACTTATTAGGTGTAAGCTTAGAACTCCAGACTTAAAAGCAGTGTGAGATGTTAAGTCCTGGAAACACAAAGCAAACCAGATATTCTTAAGTCAACCTGTATCATTACTCTTTCATGCTCATTCCCTAAACACACCAATCAAATACTTCACAATGTGGTGCAAACCCATAAGCAAGATAATTTGAGAGGCAGATGCTGACAAAGAGATGTTATACCTGCTTCGACTCGGATGCTTTCATGAGAAGCATCACGTCGCCGTAAGAGTGATACGTTTGAACAACATTGAGAGCAGAAGCAATAGCATGGCTAGTCTGCATCGATTCATATTCATCAATGTATCAGTATTAGCAAACATCAATGGAATACAGATGCggacagaaaaataaaaaacaatacaggTCCATAACGAGCAGCAGAATACTGAGCATTTGCAAACATCAAAGGAATACAGATGcgtacagaaaaataaaaaacaatacaggTCCATAACGAGCAACAGTATACTGAGCATTTGCAcgtcaagaaaaaagaaaaggaaattaaaaaaaagtccaaTCAATCAAAGAACTGAAAGTAAACGAATTAAATCAATTACTTACCCTCTTGGCAAAATGAGCAGGATTTTCTTCGCAATTGTCAAGGGGTGAAACAACTGGTAGATATTCTACCTGTTCAATTTAAAATGAATCATTACAATTATTTGAATGTATAAGAGCTTAAGGTCACTGTATTACATGGTAACCCAGGATCATATTTAACAGGTAACAAGAAAGCATACCTCCATAAAATTGTGAAACTGTGTAAACATTTTAAACATGAGCATTCCCAAAGAAATATTCCCCctaataaaaacagaaaacatgGTAAGTAAGGTTGACCAAACACCATTAGAGACAGGCTAGACAGTCAATAAGGAATTTCCATGAATGAAGAAAGCCATACCAAGATTGATCAAAGTGAACATGGGGATAGCGGACAATTATGGGTTGAATTGCATAACCAGGGATGAATGCTCCAAGTTGGAATGAAATAAGAACCTTTCCGTTAGTAGTCGTTCCCTCAGGAAACAAAAGCACTCGAGGAAATTTATCACATGAAGCTTTTCTCTGTATTCAGATCTTGAAAGCACATTTCTGTATCAAATAgcttataaattgataaaattatttagatttattttgcaAACTAAGCATAATATGCCCTGCTGCATTTCCCAATTTTATAGACTTGTTAGGTTTTCAAGATCTACTGGGACTACTACTGAAACAACACAGTGACAAGTTTAAGACATCCAGACAGAAAAGAGCATTCACAAATTAGGTGCATTTTCATGAATCTGAGCATTAGATAATTAATGTTATTCACTAACCActaatattattgaataaatgAAGCATAACTAGTAAATATTATAGAAACTTTCTACCTTTACTTCATTAACAGCATGCTTCCTTGATGATGGCAAAAACCTATTTACATATATCACCTGTGAACACAGCAAAACAAGAAAAGTGccaattaaaagcaattatttatttatttactcttttttttttggggggggggggggcggcgCGTAAAAAACCCAGTCAATTGCACCTAATGTGATGCTTTGCAATAAGATTACCTGCATTGCTCTAATAATAGTTCCAACAAAGGGCATAGAATCGTGTGACTCGGCCGCAACAATTGTAGggaagaattcaaaaaaataaaaaattggatcAATATATGATACATGATTAGACACAACGATTGGTGCAATTTCTCTTGGAGcaagctttccttttcttttaatccaaTGATAACTGCAACACCAACCAAACCACAAAATAAATCACATCAATTACCTTCAATCGAGTATCGCATAAAAGTCAATtctttaagaatataaaatccCCATTGTTTCCTACAAGTAATGCCCGCAATATTAATAATCAAAACCCCATCaagtacataaaaaaatcaattcttttttccaaCAACTAAGCAGACCAGAAAGTTTCAAACTTCTACAAAAAACAggtcattaattaaaaaaaagggtaaaaattaattcaacataaccctccaaaaaaaaaaaacctcaatccCCGTCAACTAAATAACCAAAACTGAAAACAACTAACCCTAATAAATCGCTCGCGcacaaaaaaatcctttaagCAATCAAACAGACCctaaaaagagaaatttaacATACCCAAAAGAGAACAAAATACAGCGAGCACAACCCCTAGTGACCCACATTAACCTAGACCTCCATTTGGGCATAGGATTATGCATGTCCTTCCATCCTTCTAATGCAATTTTTGTTGCAACATATCCTATAGCCAAACAAACCCCAAAAAGCACCAATCTTGCAATTGCAATTGGCAAACAAATCACAATCTTAATCAATTCATATAATCCCTCAATATAAGGCGTATCATTTTTAAACGGATCCAGGGTCGATGGTGCGGGTACTGATAGTCCATCTGAGCCGAGGAATTCAAAAGGGTTGCGAGAAGAAGTATTGGGGTTAGGGCTAGGGTTGTGGTTGTGGTGGCTGTTATTAGATTGTTGAATGGTGAAGTCAGAGTCAGGAACGGAGAGGATTAGATGTGGAGAATCAGAAAGTTGTGAGCAGAGGAGAGGGGATTCAAGATCATGGTTTGCCATTGTTGATGGTTAGTGAGGTGAGGTGAGGGGTTTCAGGGAaggaattttttggttttttttttttttttttttgctaattggAGGTGGAAGGAGTGACGGAGAGGTGGATGGAttgtttacttttatttgtttggtttcttAGAAAGGCAACGAGtgaatgggtttttttttgtttttttaatgttatctcCCACGATGTCCTCAtgtggctcttttttttttctcttttttttatgttcttttgtgtCTTTTGCAAAACCGAAATCAATTTAGAGttagtttaatagaataatttttattttttatttaaaaatatattaaaataatattttatttatttttaaaattttatttttgataaaatcaataatatatatggTAAATATTCGGTGAAGAAAATTTAGGTGATGTAactacaattttaaaaactaataattattatatgaaatcatcggaaaaaaataaaaagacaagagCTTCTGATGATAGTGAGAAAACCAAAGCGAAACTCATATTCTTAAAAGACTACGAGCAAATGTTGGTCTGCTTAAAATATCACATGAGAATTCTGAAGGGTATATTTAATTAGTCAAGTTTTAAGTTTCTTTTCTAAAAGTTATCGGTTCGAGTTTTACAAATCTCATAGCTATTAGagatttacatgatcgttaacttcagaacccataaaattagttgaggtacatATAAACTAGCCCGgacatgtattaaaaaaaaaaacagcatgaGTCTTCAAATGAGAACTAAACTCAGCTAACTTTTTCCAGATTCAAAGGTGGCGAGCAGTATTTTGcacatgaaaaaatcaatcattagcCATCATGTGGAAGACATATCTCAGTTATTCAAAGAATACCTTCATTTACGGATCTAGATTTACAAGATTCCTCGGTACTGGTCCTGCATGTTCTGCTTCAAAACTCTGAAATATCTAATATTAGATAAATGGCCTGAGATTCTCATATGACAGTGATATCTGTATCATAAACAGCCTGCCAAACCCATCTGATTCACAGCAGAGTAAGCGTAATCTTATTTTTCCCAATTCCTCTGGAGGTTTTGACATCAAGGGAAGAGAGTGGTCACAATAATTTAGATCTCAGCCCCCATGATGTACATCATTGCCGCTGCTCATTGCTGTCAAAAAACAAAGAGGCAGAATATCAATTtgcaacaaaaactaaaaaattttaaaaaacctaaaaaaaaaaaagaagatgaaattcaACCTGTGTTACAATGTTCACGAGGCTGAGATTGATTACAtagaagacaataaaaaaaactccaacaaAGTACacttctcaataaaaaaattgttcagcgatgaattttgaaaaacaaatttatatatataaagatttgaGTCGATTTGagttcatagttttaaaacccgactcggCTTGCTGGGTCGATCCAAGACCTGGCTGACCTGAGGCCGCAACCAGaccaagtttaagaaaaaataagaaaagttaaaaatccAGGTAATACGGCGGGTTAACCTGGTAACCTGGTTGTAACCCgttgactatttatttttttaaccaaaacgacatcattttgatttataaaaataaattgaggttGGCCCGATGATCATCATTACTTATCCCTATCAATAACTAATTTTAGAGTGTTTAAGATTGTATTCGtggtttgttttaaaatattttaaaatatatatatatatatcaatataatattttttatttttaaaaatttatttttaatattaatatattaaaacaattttaaaatataaaaaaataattttaaacaaaaaaacaaatctaaattttGGCAAATCTTCGTTTCCGCTACATTTCCAAACGAGGTCTTCGCTTCACGGTCCACAACCAACACACAAACTACAGTCCATGTCCGGTCCAACCGACCCTACCCAAAGGTGAGTACTTGGGATCTCTAAGCCCGATGGGCCTCATATTTGGATTACTCTCTGTGTGACTGAAACGGGAATCAAATGCCAAGTCAGAGAGTAGGGGTTTCTTGTGGGTTTGatcaagaaaatagaaaaagtttTGCCTCTTTTTATTCTTGGTGGGGTTTGGGAGTTTTCAGGGGAGAGGGAAGGTGGTGGTGgttattgttgttaaaattacaaattgatttgtaaaattatatgattttacgagttaatatatatatatatatataaaatatgtaaaatcaagttaaaaatttgaaatcGGTCAAACTCAGTAAAATCAGACCGATTTTACAagtttgacaaaaattaaaaaatttactgcTTTCCTGTCTGAGTTCCCTGACACTCCACTTCATAATTTGTGattgaaagtttaattttacatttcatTATGTGATtacttgaaaatttaatttagaattgaatttCTAATTTAACCATCACTTCACAATTTGTGattgaaagtttaattttacatttcatTATGTGATTACTTGAAAgtttaatttagaattgaatttctaatttaaccatataaaatattaacacaataaaatcaGGTTGATTCAATCAGGGTTTTAGTAGCTTATTTAACTTCAACTCAACTTGATTCAATCAGGAATTTAACTATAtacatgtatgtttttttttttttgtattttgccCAACTCTCTACACTATACATCATTGTTAATgcatatattgatttttaaacagattgtttgttttagatttgttaatttttaagttaatgaaattttatggacataattatattatattgtatttttaagttatttaagccatatatgaatttttatttgaattatgtattttaaggtgtttggatatttatattgtttatttcattatttattaaattattaatatataattagttaaaatatttttttataattttataatatgaaattattatttgagtttatatcgtatattttatattttatgttgtgttaaaaaaatattttttacaattgattATGGTAGCAGTAGATGTCGTGGAGTTTTGAAGAGGCTGTGGAGGACAAGATGTGGCGCGCGAGGGAGAAAGGTTTTTGGCGGCAGAGATGTGTGAGGAGGAACATGGAGAGTAGGGTTTCCTGGTTTGTTTATTAGTAGGGTTTAGGCtactttaaaagattttaattaaagtaatagatttttaaattttttaatataattatatcaaaattattaaaaatatataaaaatatcaatttaatattttttttaaaaaaaaataattaaaaaaaaaacatgttgaaccATGTTATCAAACATAATTTCTATAATTAGAATTGTGTTGGGTTTTGTTAAAGAAGATGGTCTAGTGATTATTTAAACTCTctaaccagtttttttttttttcaacactaaatatttttcctttaataaaatttttctcttcttttttttatcatgcaatgataaattattattatttttattattattatattcaatgCGAGGTatattgaattttgatcaaTTAGAAAGATAAATAGTATTCAATATAAAGTACACACATTCCTTATTTATAACtacttttattcttaaatttcatcatatttttttcaaatatatcttTTACATGGGTTTGATACATATTGAATATCAAACTTTTTTAATCACCTTactttaaagttattaaacaaaaaacataaacaaaaatattcaaaaacactATTTCTATACAAGTGtgttattaaaatcataattataaattctTATCGGGATTATAGGTAAGGATGgtcaactcaatttttttaaaaaattaaaataatattattttaatttattttttcaaaaatagtcaactgattaagaattaaacaagATCAACTCGGGTTTTTAACAGGTCAGATCAAGTcaatcctttatttatttattttttcaacttgaaGTACTAGTCTAAGTCTTGGATAGTCAGGTCTTAAATCGTTCCACATagctaattcaaattttataagtATGGCTTACTCTTGATAAGTTGGTGTAACACCTATTatataaaagtatatttttgtcAACTTATGCCAAACCTCATTACTTTATGTATTactttaactcaatttttttaaaaaagtaaaataaaatcattttaacgtttttttttaaaatagtcaaCTAATTAAGAACTAAATTGGATCAACTCGGGTTTTTGTCAGGTCAAATCAAGTcaatcctttatttatttattttttcaacttgaaGTACTAGTCTAAGTCTTGGATAGTCGGGTCTTAAATCCATCCACATAGctcattcaaattttataactaAGATTAAAATTACCTTTATATGGCTTACTCTTGATAAGCTGGTGCAACACCTACTatataaaagtatatttttgcCGACTTATACCAAACCTCATTACTTTATGTATTActtcaactcaatttttttaaaaaattaaaataacattattttaacttttttttcaaaaatagtcaACTGATTAAAGACTAAACTGGATCAACTTGGGTTTTTATCAGGTCAGATCAAGTCaatcctttatttatttgttttttcatcttgaaCTAGTCTAAGTCTTGGATAGCCAGGTCTTAAATCGATCCACGTagctaattcaaattttataactaAGATTAAAAATACCTTTATATGGCTTACTCTTGATAAGTTGGTGCAACACCTACTATATAAAAGTATCTTTTTGCCGACTTATACCAAACCTCATTACTTTATGTATTActtcaactcaatttttttttaaaattaaaataacatcattttaacttttttttttcaaaaatagtcaactgattaaggactaaattggaTCAACTCGGGTTTTTGTCAGGTCAGATCAAGTCaatcctttatttatttgttttttcatcttgaaCTAGTCTAAGTCTTGGATAGCCAAGTCTTAAATCGATCCACATAGCTAGTTCAAATTTTATAACTAAGATTGAAAATACATTTATATGGCTTACTCTTGATAAGTTGGTGCAACACTtactatataaaagtatttttttgccGACTTATACCAAACCTCATTACTTTATATATTACTTTATATTTAagcatattttatatttattgaaaaattatatatatttttccgaTTATAAAAATGATCagcatggaaagaaaaaaagattttaattataaaattacaaatgttaGTCTTAATATGGGATTAGGAatccattttagttttttcaatcaagGTTAAACCTTTCAATTCCAAATCCCTTTTCTTTGCTTAGTTTTACCTACTCCCGAGACCAACACTTGGTTAAGCTTTTCAAGTAAATCaagtttattctttaattttattctctttaAGGTTATTTCaagtacttttttttctctttaagttcaagtttgtatttgtttaaaTCAAAGACCAAATCTTGGTTATGAATCTAAGCATCAACTTCATTCAGTCCTGGGCCTAGCCTGATGGGGATGTCTTTCTAAAGATAAACTAAAGCCACTTGCATtgctgtaagaaaaaaaaactaagggcCATTCCAGTTAAACTGTCTCTTAAGGAAACTTTAAGCCAATATCCTAAATTCTATTCTCATATGTTGAAAGAGTTGAATTGCTTGAATTGGACTTCAAGGAGGGTCTTGATGTTATTGGCACTTTGTTTTCAAGCAACTTCTCCTAATTTGACAATGATCTTTTAAGGTTATGTATCATTTATGTCCGAAGATTTCTAGTTTTAAACTTTATATCTGTCATTTCCACTATGCCAAACAGATGGTGTGGCAGAAGCAGGTTAGCCAAGACACTAGCTTACTGTAGTGTAAGAAAGTTTATGGATAATACCATCCCTCAGCTGAAGTGCGGCCATTTGAGATGTTATGCCTCATATCGACTAATCAGGATGGCAATCAATGCTACAATTAATTGGTTTCTgccttaataatatttattgtaatcTGTGTATCTTTATTAATTCCGAAATACAggcaattttaatttatttaggccAGGAATCTTATTAGgtaactatattttattttatttactttccaAGTTTAGTAGTATTAGGGTTTCTTCATTTTCTAATATAGGAACTCTGTTATGTACGGTTCAGAGGGTTTTGGGGATTGATAGcatacaaaaaggaaaaggaaatggtGGACAAAGTCCCTCCAAAAGAAGCAATCCCAAACTGAGCTATCTATGACATTGATTGACGAGAGAATAAGAGCaccatgattttgttttctttcttttaaggtTTCCCAACCTAGTACCTCATCAAACAGAACTGAATAAGTACACGTTTCTGGTTCTTATCATCTTTGGAGCTTGTTTGAAGTGCTGCTATTGATAAACTAAATTACAAGTCCTGAAGATTTGCACCAAGACCTTAATTAATCCTCCCAGCAACAGCATGTCAAGGAAGAAATTGATTATTCCTTCCATTCTTCTTTCAAATGTTCTAATCTTCATCTTGCTAGGTTTTTCTGCTGCAACTGAAGATGAACAGAAGGTTTTGATTTATCTCCTGCATAATAGACATCTCTATATATGTTTTCACTTTCTAACGTGTCATTCATCTTCCAGTGCAATAATTCTGAATCTTGTTAAATGAACAGGAATTCTTTATTGTTTATCTTGGAGATCAACCGGTGATCAATAATGTCTCTGCGGTGCAAACACATATTGATGTTCTGTCGTCCATCAAGAGAAGGTAAGTCCACTTTCTAGCTCCCTTCAAACTGCTCACTCTTGATTGTGCAGTTAATACATGGCCTTATATAATCGTCTGATATTCGATTTGAG is part of the Populus trichocarpa isolate Nisqually-1 chromosome 2, P.trichocarpa_v4.1, whole genome shotgun sequence genome and encodes:
- the LOC7461735 gene encoding lysophospholipid acyltransferase LPEAT2 produces the protein MANHDLESPLLCSQLSDSPHLILSVPDSDFTIQQSNNSHHNHNPSPNPNTSSRNPFEFLGSDGLSVPAPSTLDPFKNDTPYIEGLYELIKIVICLPIAIARLVLFGVCLAIGYVATKIALEGWKDMHNPMPKWRSRLMWVTRGCARCILFSFGYHWIKRKGKLAPREIAPIVVSNHVSYIDPIFYFFEFFPTIVAAESHDSMPFVGTIIRAMQVIYVNRFLPSSRKHAVNEVKRKASCDKFPRVLLFPEGTTTNGKVLISFQLGAFIPGYAIQPIIVRYPHVHFDQSWGNISLGMLMFKMFTQFHNFMEVEYLPVVSPLDNCEENPAHFAKRTSHAIASALNVVQTYHSYGDVMLLMKASESKQEKPSSYMVEMAKVESLFHVSSLEAVDFLDKFLSMNPDASGRVKFRDFLRALRVRTCTLSEELFGFLDVEKKGSITFKQFLYGSAHVLKQPLFRQACELAFTECDTGGHGLISEQELGDTIRLAIQNLDEDEIHELFNVFDTDGDGIVSKDSFISCLRRNPLLIALFAPCLVHKDSSQGGHRILEIV